The DNA window TTTATAAGATCTATTATATCAACAAAAAGTCTATGCCATAATAATTGAATAGCCATGGAGAGTGTCGATATGATTTTAATACTATTACCAATAATTGTTGCAATAATATATTTTTATTTTGATAAAAAGAAATATGATAAGAGTGAATATAAGGAAGCATCCGGTATTACATATTTTAAAGCAATGACTGACGATGGATATCGTGGAGAAAATCTCACATATGTGACGTTACAGGGTATACAAGGTTATCACAAAACACTTGTTAATGCATATATACCCAAAGAAAAAGGTGGGACAACTGAACTTGATATAGTGTTCATACATCAAACAGGTATATATGTTCTGGAATCGAAGAACTATAGCGGTTGGATATTCGGAAATGAGAAAAATAAATATTGGGCTCAAACATTTAAAACTGGCAGGAAAGAGCGTTTCGCTAATCCAATATGGCAAAACAATTTACATATAAATTCGCTGTCAAAATTACTAAATATAGATAAAGAGTATATGAGATCAATAATAGTTTTTAGCCAGAGATGCACTCTTAAGTCAATAGAGATAAATTCCAGTGCTATTAAAGTTATCAATAGAAATAATCTGATACGGGTAATTAATGAATATGTATGCACATCTAATGCAGTATTTACTAAGCGCGATATAGATGATTTTTATAATATCATAAATAAATTTACTCATGCATCAGCAAAATTAAAGAAAGAGCATATTAAAGCAATAGGCTATAATAAATAGCAATATGGTCACTGATACAAACGAAGCCGCCATTGCCTTTATCCTTGAATTTGAGGCGCCGGAGAGTGTGGAAACGCTGCTCCGCTGCGTATTAGAAGCGTATACATAATAGTCGATTTCGATAAACTACGGACTGATTTTTGCCTTCCTGCCAATACGACCATACGCAAGGCGATATTAGTATATCAGGGTAGTCAAGCGATCAGAGATTTCAATGAGGCATACATAAGACGACTTATGGAAGCGTTGAGTGTTGACTTGTTTGTGCTGGACAAGAACGGCGAAAAAATTATAAAAGCACATTATTTTGAAAAGTTGGAGGGATAGGAATGGTGATTATTACGAATGTAACGGCGAAGAAACGTCGCTTGTGAGCATTGGAACGGAGCCAGAGCCGCAAGCCCGACGGGCGGAGAAGTAAAGTATAAAGTCAAGATAACTGACGACAATACTGAAATCTATGCTGACAAAAATTCAGTAAAAGGAGTAAGTCCGTCCGAGCGGTGATACAGGCTGCTCCAAATAGTTTAAATGGAGAAGCTTAAAATAGCGAAGTAAAGGAGATAAGTAAACACACAACTAACAAAGGTTTTATTTATGAACACAGGCCAACAATTTTCCCTTTACGGATTTGGAGAAAATGAGCACACGGCAGTTAAGAAAGCAGCAGCCAGAGTAAGAAGTAAAGACACTACGTATGATTCCGTTTACATTACTTTATCAGGAGTATACGGCAGAATATCGTAGCTGAACTGCCATAGAGGATATGAAATAAATCTCAACACTAATATAGAAATATCCCTGCAACCATAAGTTACAGGGGATATTTAGCTATATATGCTCTGTTTTTTGTATCTCTTCCAGTATCTCCTTAATGAGTTTATTAATTTCTTCTGCGAGTGAGTACACCGTTTGAATAGTGCATACTTTTTGCTCCTTCAGAGCATCCATTTCCGCAAAAACAGAGCAGGTAATTCCGTACACCAGTGCAGTCCTCTATAATTAGTCCATGCACATATAAATGTGTAAATACTGTTATGGAGGTCGGTAATTATGGTGAATTATCGAGAAATCATCAGACTGAAAAGTCTAAACCACAGTAACGTCAGTGTTGCTCGCAGCTGTGGCAGTTCCAGAAATACTG is part of the Oxobacter pfennigii genome and encodes:
- a CDS encoding nuclease-related domain-containing protein, which gives rise to MILILLPIIVAIIYFYFDKKKYDKSEYKEASGITYFKAMTDDGYRGENLTYVTLQGIQGYHKTLVNAYIPKEKGGTTELDIVFIHQTGIYVLESKNYSGWIFGNEKNKYWAQTFKTGRKERFANPIWQNNLHINSLSKLLNIDKEYMRSIIVFSQRCTLKSIEINSSAIKVINRNNLIRVINEYVCTSNAVFTKRDIDDFYNIINKFTHASAKLKKEHIKAIGYNK